GCTGTGCCCAGTTCGTGTCAGCAAAAAAGCTACCCTAACTAAAGGGTAGCCTACATTAGTAATTTATGTGATTGCAGTTCTGTTGGTGACTAGGTCAAAAAGATGATCATACCCCTTGAAAGCTCTAGGCTTCCAGGACGAACAACCGCCGTGAATGCTCGCGAAGCTGATCGTCAATTTGATTAACCACCACGGGATCATTCGTTACAAAACGCGAGTCAAGCAAAGCATTGATGCTCTCTTGAATACCACTAATCTCCTGCTCCACATCATTGTTGTGGTACAGTCGCTGCAGCTTACCCGCCGTATCCTTATGCTCAAACACGAGCTTATAAGAGTCCCGGGAATATTCCACGATCTTGCGAACGCGGCCTTCTTGATAATAATACATCATCATGAATCCACTATATACTCTGGTTACCAGGCCAGAACCTTTAAAAGCTGAGAACAAAAGTCTCATTACGTTCGTTAAATGTGGTTGTTCCAAGCGGAAAGACAGTTCACAGACGTAATAACCGTCCCTACGGTCAAAAGGCAGACAGACTTCTTCACCCCCGTCATCCTCAAGTACAACCTCGTGGCTTCCGTTCTCAAGTACTTTCACTTTCTGACGGACATGGGGATCATAAACCTTATGAACAAACTGTGACATCTGAGCTTCTGACAAACGCAAACTGGCATTGACATATTCTGTGGCTAACCGCTGAGCCATAAAAATCTCCTCAATTCTTTTAACGATTATAATAATTATACACTACTCGTTAAAGAATTTGCTCAGCCATTAAACCGTGAATTCCAGCCATTTTTCAGAAAAAAACGGAATAAGCAGTTTTTAACTGCAAAAATCCCCCAGCATTCTCACTTTCCTACCGCGTGTTCTCCGAATCCCTTCTTAATCCATTGAAAATGGCATTCGTTTATTCTTCGATTTTCTCTGCCTCAGGCTCGTTCGGATGGGTAAGCCCGGCAATATGTGCCCATAGCTCGTCTTTACCGATCCCCGTCTCTGAGGAGAACATAATCAGCTTATCGCCACCGCGCATGACAAGTGCTTCCTTGATGATCTTGATATGCTTCTGCCAACGAGAACGCGGGATCTTGTCTGCTTTCGTGGCGACGATGCACACCGGCGAATCATAATGCTTGAGCCAGTCATACATCATCTCGTCATCCTTGCTAGGCGGATGTCTCAGATCGATTACCAGTATGATCAGACGTAGCGTCTCACGCTCAAGCAAATACTTCTCGATCATAGCTCCCCATACCTGTCGCTGGGTCTTGGAGACTTTGGCATAGCCATATCCTGGCAAGTCAACGAAGTAGAGCTCATTATTGATCCGATAATAATTCAGATGCTGGGTCTTCCCTGGCGTCGAACTCGTTCGAGCCAAATTCTTGCGATTAATCATCTTGTTAATAAGCGATGATTTGCCCACGTTGGAACGCCCTGCCAGAGCAATCTCTGGCAAGGCGTCCTGAGGATAACCACTCGGGCCTACAGCGCTAATCACAAATTCTGCATTCGTTACTTTCATTCGTTCAAATTCCTCTCTATTG
The window above is part of the Paenibacillus lutimineralis genome. Proteins encoded here:
- the yihA gene encoding ribosome biogenesis GTP-binding protein YihA/YsxC gives rise to the protein MKVTNAEFVISAVGPSGYPQDALPEIALAGRSNVGKSSLINKMINRKNLARTSSTPGKTQHLNYYRINNELYFVDLPGYGYAKVSKTQRQVWGAMIEKYLLERETLRLIILVIDLRHPPSKDDEMMYDWLKHYDSPVCIVATKADKIPRSRWQKHIKIIKEALVMRGGDKLIMFSSETGIGKDELWAHIAGLTHPNEPEAEKIEE
- a CDS encoding non-ribosomal peptide synthetase module yields the protein MAQRLATEYVNASLRLSEAQMSQFVHKVYDPHVRQKVKVLENGSHEVVLEDDGGEEVCLPFDRRDGYYVCELSFRLEQPHLTNVMRLLFSAFKGSGLVTRVYSGFMMMYYYQEGRVRKIVEYSRDSYKLVFEHKDTAGKLQRLYHNNDVEQEISGIQESINALLDSRFVTNDPVVVNQIDDQLREHSRRLFVLEA